DNA sequence from the Halorussus limi genome:
AGGTGGACTTCGTCTGGCAGGTCTCGGGCGAGGAGGACATCGTGCTGGTCGTGGACGCCGCCGACACCCAGAGCGTGAATCAACTGATAACGAGAGCCCGCGAGTTGGAGGAGGTCGTGAACACGAAGACGCGACTGATTCTCGACGAGAAACTGGGGTGACGCTTCGGCAGGTCCGCCGACTCCGATTACGAAAAACGAATCCGGTCGAAACGGAACCTCGGACCCGAGGTTTCGAACGTCGGAGTTCTCCGCGCGCGGCCCGTCGGCGGACCCCGCCTCGCCGACGCGTCACTTCGGCGGTTCGCCGACGCCCGGCGTCTCCAGCCACTCGGGGTTCTGGAGTCCTCCCTTCTCCTCGTGGACCCGCCGGTAGAGCGTCCGGAGCGCGCGATTGAACGGACCGCGGTGGACCCGGGGCCTGACCCGACCCTCGCGGATGGCCGCGACGACCGACTCGGGCGTGAGTTCGTCGGCCTCGATTTCGGTGTAGGCCCGTCCGACCTCGACGGGGTAGTGGGCGTCGCTCCCGCCGACCAGCGGCAGGTCGTGGCGGTCGGCGAGTTCCCGGACCCACTCCTCGGTCCGGGGGTGTTTGCCGTTGACCTCGATGGCGTCGAAGTCCGCCTCCACCTCCCGGACGGTGCTGTTGCGGTACGGATGGGCGACGATGGCCGCGCACCCGCGGTCGTGGGCGAGTTCGACCGCCTCCTCGGGCGAGAGGTCGCCCGGTTCGGTCCGGGTCGGCGGGTCCGGGCCGACCACGAGGACGTGACCGTGGGTCGTCGTGACCTCGATGCCGGGAATCGTCGCCGCGAACGGTCCGGTCGAGTCCGGTCCGTCGCCGAGGTCGAACGAGCGATAGTAGTCGTGGTTGGTCAGCGCCACTCCGTCGAGTCCCCGCATCCGCGCGGCCCCCGCCAACAGTCGGACCCCCAGCGGGTCGTAGTGCTCCGCGACCCGCCCGTGCCCGTGGAAGAATCGCGTGTGGGCGTGCAAATCGACTGCGTACACGCGGAAACGTAATAGCCGGTAGACCTTTGGCTTTCTGCCCCGAACAACGTGTCGTATGGCCGATATTCGGGGGGCGCTCGCGGGCGGGAGCGTGGGGGAAAACGCCGTCTCGGGCGACCGACTCGTCGCCGACGGCGGCGTACCCGGCGACCGGATACTCGTTCTCAATCCGGTCAGCGGAAACGGAGACCACCGCGAGCGCGTCCGGACGCTGGCCGACCGGGCCGGGTTCACGGTGATAGAATCCCGGGCGAGCGGCGAGGCCGTCGAGTTCGGTCGACTCGCGGCCGAGGCCGGGGCCGACCTCGTGGCCGCGGCGGGCGGCGACGGGACGGTGAACGAGGTGGCCCGCGGTCTCGCCGCCGCCGACGCCTTCGACG
Encoded proteins:
- a CDS encoding CehA/McbA family metallohydrolase, with the protein product MYAVDLHAHTRFFHGHGRVAEHYDPLGVRLLAGAARMRGLDGVALTNHDYYRSFDLGDGPDSTGPFAATIPGIEVTTTHGHVLVVGPDPPTRTEPGDLSPEEAVELAHDRGCAAIVAHPYRNSTVREVEADFDAIEVNGKHPRTEEWVRELADRHDLPLVGGSDAHYPVEVGRAYTEIEADELTPESVVAAIREGRVRPRVHRGPFNRALRTLYRRVHEEKGGLQNPEWLETPGVGEPPK